In a single window of the Miscanthus floridulus cultivar M001 unplaced genomic scaffold, ASM1932011v1 fs_376_1_2, whole genome shotgun sequence genome:
- the LOC136531597 gene encoding glycerophosphodiester phosphodiesterase GDPDL4-like: MGRSRRHEGAERGGGAGGVAAAAAFAALLLGCVVMALVGGAAAQGPRLPSDYKTLSGAAPLVIAKGGFSGVFPDSSQDAYSFAKDASAPGTAMWCDVQLTKDGVGVCLRDINMNNCTTVGQAYPARKRTYVIDGVHKSGWFVSDFTINELRSAVYLTQSIWSRTERFDAIYPIVSVTDFQYLVNSSAVWLNVQHPIFYKQHGLDMSRYILSIKKLVSMDYISSPELGFLKNISARVGRKTKLVYSFLDKALLDHSMNQTYGSLLSNLTFIKSIASGIMAPKDYIWQVTNDNYLLPSTSIVTDAHKAGLEIYASDFANDRIIPYNYSYDPLAEYLNFISDGGFSVDGVLSDYPITASEAIGCFANLNSNKTDHGKPLVISHNGASGDYPDCTDLAYHSAIDDGADVIDCPVQVTSDGVLMCMSSINLLDTTNVQRTPFATPSLVPEIQSTPGIFTFNLTWANITSSALKPKISSPVSDYYLVRNPRYANQGKFLKLSDFLAIVMDSDLSGAMIIIENAAYIAKSLGIDIVDSVTTALSTAGFDNQTTKEVLIQSKDSAVLVKLKQQKTKIKLVYTLPSGIGDASNSSLKDIKKFAHAVVVDRISVFTLSYDFIIRQNRLVQDLQSAGLAVYAQVFRNEFVAHPLDFFGDATMEINYYVQSFNLSGIITDFPKTVRRYKKNTCTVLGKDMPTYMRPFEVGALVQKLRSFQTQPPSVAPMPTLNSSSVEEPPLPLAAPRNVPDVGPSGGATATPGGAPPSDAHQTATVSTGMLLVMVSAALLI; the protein is encoded by the exons ATGGGGAGGAGTAGACGCCACGAAGGAGCAGaacggggtggaggtgctggaggggtggccgccgccgctgccttcgCCGCGCTGCTGCTGGGCTGCGTCGTCATGGCCCTTGTCGGCGGCGCCGCCGCTCAGGGCCCCCGGCTCCCCTCCGACTACAAAACCCTCAGCG GTGCCGCTCCACTTGTGATCGCCAAAGGCGGGTTCTCAGGAGTGTTTCCAGATTCCAGCCAAGACGCCTACTCTTTCGCCAAGGACGCCAGCGCGCCTGGCACAGCTATGTGGTGCGACGTCCAGCTGACAAAGGACGGTGTTGGGGTCTGCCTCCGGGACATAAACATGAACAACTGCACCACCGTCGGCCAAGCGTACCCCGCCAGGAAGCGGACCTACGTGATCGACGGTGTGCACAAGAGTGGATGGTTTGTCTCGGACTTCACCATTAATGAGCTTCGGTCTGCAGTTTATC TAACACAATCAATTTGGTCTCGCACTGAGAGATTCGACGCCATTTATCCTATCGTCAGTGTCACTGACTTTCAGTACCTTGTCAACTCGTCTGCTGTTTGGCTGAATGTCCAG CATCCCATCTTCTACAAACAACATGGTTTGGACATGAGTAGATACATACTTTCAATCAAAAAGCTGGTATCCATGGACTATATCTCGTCACCTGAACTGGGCTTCCTCAAAAATATATCTGCAAGAGTTGGTCGCAAAACAAAGCTTGTGTATAGCTTTCTTGATAAAGCCCTATTAGATCACTCTATGAACCAAACATATGGTTCGCTGTTGAGTAACCTGACGTTTATTAAGTCTATTGCATCTGGCATAATGGCCCCTAAGGACTACATTTGGCAGGTGACAAATGATAACTATCTACTGCCGTCCACATCAATTGTCACAGATGCACACAAAGCAGGGCTGGAAATATATGCATCTGATTTTGCCAATGATAGAATTATTCCCTATAACTACAGCTACGATCCTTTGGCGGAATACCTAAACTTTATCAGTGATGGTGGCTTCTCTGTTGATGGTGTACTGTCAGACTACCCTATTACTGCATCAGAGGCAATTG GTTGTTTTGCTAATCTGAATTCAAATAAGACTGATCATG GGAAACCCTTAGTTATCTCGCATAATGGTGCTAGTGGAGACTATCCGGACTGTACAGACCTGGCCTACCATAGTGCCATTGATGATGGCGCAGATGTCATTGATTGTCCTGTTCAAGTGACAAGTGATGGAGTTCTTATGTGCATGAGTTCCATTAATCTGCTTGACACCACGAATGTTCAGAGAACACCTTTCGCCACTCCTTCTCTTGTTCCAGAAATTCAGTCTACACCAGGAATCTTCACATTCAACCTCACTTGGGCCAACATTACCAGTAGTGCTTTAAAAC CCAAGATATCTTCCCCAGTGAGTGATTATTATCTTGTAAGGAACCCAAGGTACGCAAATCAAGGGAAATTTCTGAAGTTATCTGACTTTCTTGCAATCGTAATGGATAGCGATTTGTCTGGTGCCATGATCATTATTGAG AATGCTGCATATATAGCGAAGTCATTAGGAATTGACATTGTTGATTCTGTAACCACTGCCTTAAGTACTGCGGGCTTCGATAATCAGACTACCAAGGAAGTTCTGATCCAGTCAAAAGATAGTGCTGTTCTAGTCAAATTGAAGCAGCAGAAAACAAAAATCAAGCTTGTTTACACTCTCCCTTCAGGCATCGGGGACGCTTCTAATTCCTCATTGAAAGACATTAAGAAGTTTGCTCATGCTGTAGTTGTTGACAGGATATCTGTTTTCACTCTAAGTTATGATTTTATCATAAGACAGAACAGACTTGTGCAAGATCTGCAGTCAGCGGGGCTAGCCGTGTATGCACAGGTGTTCCGGAATGAGTTTGTAGCACACCCGTTGGATTTCTTTGGAGATGCAACTATGGAAATCAATTACTATGTTCAGTCATTTAATCTATCTGGCATCATAACTGATTTCCCGAAGACAGTCAGAAGATACAAAA AAAACACTTGTACAGTTCTGGGAAAGGATATGCCCACCTACATGCGGCCTTTTGAGGTTGGCGCCCTTGTACAGAAGCTCCGATCCTTCCAAACCCAGCCGCCATCTGTGGCACCAATGCCGACACTGAATTCTTCAAGCGTGGAGGAGCCGCCTCTTCCTCTTGCTGCGCCAAGAAATGTGCCTGATGTTGGCCCCTCAGGGGGCGCCACCGCAACGCCTGGCGGCGCTCCTCCTTCTGATGCTCATCAGACGGCTACTGTAAGTACTGGTATGCTACTTGTGATGGTTTCCGCAGCTCTGCTGATCTGA